The proteins below are encoded in one region of Canis lupus familiaris isolate Mischka breed German Shepherd chromosome 21, alternate assembly UU_Cfam_GSD_1.0, whole genome shotgun sequence:
- the OR5E1 gene encoding olfactory receptor family 5 subfamily E member 1 → MRENKMARGNRTTVTEFVLMGFTDRPELQLPLFVVFLAMYLITLVGNLGMILLIKVDWRLHTPMYYFLSHLAFIDICYSSTIGPKMLQNLLVKKKTISFSGCFAQLYFSSALATTECFLLATMAYDRYMAICNPLIYTAIMTQRVCKELVVGVYTYGFLNSVIQTVLTFQLSFCDSNIIHHFYCADPPLLALSCSDTGNKEKQLLIFSAVNLTGSLLTVLISYICILFAIIKIQSSEGKCKAFSTCASHLTVVIIFYGTLFFMYLQQPKAGDSWKYNKVVSVFYSLVIPLLNPLIYTLRNTEVKDTLKKMLHGRGP, encoded by the coding sequence atGAGAGAGAACAAAATGGCAAGAGGCAACCGTACCACAGTGACAGAATTTGTCCTTATGGGATTCACAGACCGCCCAGAGCTCCAGCTTCCCCTCTTTGTGGTGTTCCTGGCAATGTATCTCATCACCTTGGTGGGGAACCTGGGCATGATTCTTCTCATCAAGGTGGATTGGAGGCTCCATACCCCCATGTACTATTTCCTCAGCCACCTGGCATTCATCGATATCTGTTACTCATCTACCATTGGGCCCAAGATGCTACAAAACTTATTGGTGAAGAAAAAAACCATCTCCTTCTCAGGCTGCTTTGCCCAGCTGTACTTCTCCAGTGCTTTGGCCACTACTGAATGCTTCCTCTTGGCCAcaatggcctatgaccgctacaTGGCTATCTGCAACCCGCTGATTTACACAGCCATTATGACTCAGCGGGTCTGCAAGGAGTTGGTGGTAGGGGTCTACACCTACGGCTTCTTAAACTCTGTAATACAAACAGTTCTGACATTCCAGTTGTCTTTCTGCGACTCCAACATCATCCACCACTTCTACTGTGCTGACCCTCCTCTCCTTGCCCTCTCCTGCTCTGACACCGGCAACAAAGAAAAGCAGCTCTTGATCTTCTCTGCAGTGAATCTCACTGGATCCCTCCTGACTGTCCTCATCTCCTACATTTGCATCCTCTTTGCCATTATAAAAATCCAGTCTTCCGAAGGCAAATGTAAAGCCTTTTCCACCTGTGCCTCTCACCTCACTGTGGTCATCATCTTCTATGGAACGTTGTTTTTCATGTATCTACAGCAACCTAAAGCAGGGGATTCGTGGAAGTACAACAAAGTGGTCTCTGTGTTTTATAGTCTTGTAATTCCCCTGCTCAACCCCCTGATCTATACCCTGAGGAACACAGAAGTAAAGGACACCCTGAAAAAGATGCTACACGGCAGAGGGCCATAG